Proteins from one Odocoileus virginianus isolate 20LAN1187 ecotype Illinois unplaced genomic scaffold, Ovbor_1.2 Unplaced_Contig_7, whole genome shotgun sequence genomic window:
- the NDNF gene encoding protein NDNF isoform X2, which produces MHFVRTVPLRWWMLWLLLPLSSRTQKLPTRDEELFQMQIRDKALFHDSSVIPDGAEISSYLFRDTPKRYFFVVEEDNTPLSVTVTPCDAPLEWKLSLQELPEEASGEGSGDPEPLDQQKQQIINEEGTELFSYKGNDVEYFISSSSPSGLYQLELLSTEKDTHFKVYATTTPESDQPYPDLPYDPRVDVTSLGRTTVTLAWKPSPTASVLKQPVQYCVVISREHNFKSLCAVEARLSADDAFMLAPKPGLDFSPFDFAHFGFAAESSAKERSFLPKPSPKLGRQAHSRPRADIQKVCIGNKNIFTVSDLKPDTQYYFDVFVANSDSNMSTAYLGTFARTKEEARQKTVELKDGKVTDVFVKRKGAKFLRFAPVSSHQKVTFFVHSCLDAVQIQVRRDGKLLLSQNVEGIRQFQLRGKPKAKYLIRLKGNKKGASMLKILATTRPSKQSFPSLPEDRRIKAFDKLRTCTSVTVAWLGTQERNKFCIYKKEVDDNYNEDQKKREQNQCLGPDTRKKSEKVLCKYFHSQNLQKAVTTETIKGLQPGKSYLLDVYVTGHGGHSVKYQSKVVKTRKFC; this is translated from the exons GACGGTGCCTCTGCGCTGGTGGATGCTGTGGCTGCTCTTACCACTCAGCTCAAGGACCCAGAAGTTGCCTACTCGAGATGAGGAGCTCTTTCAGATGCAAATTCGGGACAAGGCACTTTTTCATGATTCGTCAGTAATTCCAGATGGAGCTGAAATTAGCAGTTATCTCTTTAGAGACACACCTAAAAG GTATTTCTTTGTGGTTGAAGAGGACAACACTCCGTTGTCCGTCACAGTGACGCCCTGCGATGCGCCCTTGGAGTGGAAGCTGAGCCTCCAGGAGCTGCCAGAGGAGGCAAGCGGGGAAGGTTCAG GTGATCCAGAGCCTCTGGATCAGCAGAAGCAGCAGATCATTAATGAGGAAGGCACGGAGCTTTTCTCCTACAAAGGGAACGACGTGGAGTATTTCATATCTTCTAGTTCTCCATCTGGTTTATATCAGTTGGAGCTTCTTTCAACAGAGAAAGACACGCATTTCAAAGTGTATGCCACCACAACTCCGGAGTCTGACCAGCCCTACCCTGACCTGCCTTACGACCCGCGAGTTGATGTCACGTCTCTGGGACGCACCACGGTTACCTTGGCTTGGAAGCCGAGCCCCACCGCCTCTGTGCTGAAGCAGCCGGTCCAGTACTGCGTGGTCATCAGCAGAGAACACAACTTTAAAAGTCTCTGCGCGGTGGAAGCCAGGCTGAGTGCGGACGATGCTTTCATGCTCGCCCCCAAGCCCGGCCTGGACTTCAGCCCTTTCGACTTTGCGCACTTCGGGTTTGCTGCGGAGAGCTCAGCGAAGGAGCGCAGCTTCCTGCCGAAGCCTTCCCCCAAGTTAGGGCGGCAGGCGCACTCGAGGCCCAGGGCGGACATTCAGAAGGTCTGCATAGGAAACAAGAACATCTTCACGGTCTCGGATCTGAAACCCGACACGCAGTACTACTTCGACGTCTTCGTGGCCAACAGCGACAGCAACATGAGCACGGCTTACCTGGGCACCTTTGCCAGGACCAAGGAGGAAGCCAGACAGAAGACGGTGGAGCTGAAGGACGGGAAAGTCACTGACGTGTTCGTTAAGAGGAAGGGGGCCAAGTTTCTACGGTTTGCCCCAGTCTCGTCTCACCAGAAGGTCACCTTCTTCGTTCACTCTTGTCTGGACGCCGTCCAAATCCAAGTGAGAAGAGATGGGAAGCTCCTTTTGTCCCAGAATGTGGAAGGCATTCGGCAGTTTCAGCTGAGAGGCAAACCAAAAGCCAAGTATCTCATCCGACTGAAGGGAAACAAGAAGGGTGCATCTATGCTGAAAATACTGGCTACCACCCGGCCCAGCAAGCAGTCGTTTCCCTCTCTTCCTGAGGACAGGCGCATCAAGGCTTTCGACAAGCTCCGCACCTGTACTTCAGTCACAGTGGCTTGGCTAGGCACCCAGGAAAGGAACAAGTTTTGCATCTACAAAAAGGAAGTGGATGATAATTACAATGAAGACCAGAAGAAAAGAGAGCAAAACCAGTGCCTGGGCCCGGATACGAGGAAGAAATCAGAGAAGGtcctctgtaaatatttccacAGTCAGAACCTGCAAAAAGCCGTGACCACAGAAACAATTAAAGGCCTTCAGCCTGGGAAATCTTACCTGCTGGATGTTTATGTCACAGGACATGGAGGGCACTCGGTGAAGTATCAGAGTAAAGTTGTGAAAACCAGAAAGTTCTGTTAG
- the NDNF gene encoding protein NDNF isoform X1, which translates to MGLNCFIILKDVTDGCESKDANRPECTEGDRTVPLRWWMLWLLLPLSSRTQKLPTRDEELFQMQIRDKALFHDSSVIPDGAEISSYLFRDTPKRYFFVVEEDNTPLSVTVTPCDAPLEWKLSLQELPEEASGEGSGDPEPLDQQKQQIINEEGTELFSYKGNDVEYFISSSSPSGLYQLELLSTEKDTHFKVYATTTPESDQPYPDLPYDPRVDVTSLGRTTVTLAWKPSPTASVLKQPVQYCVVISREHNFKSLCAVEARLSADDAFMLAPKPGLDFSPFDFAHFGFAAESSAKERSFLPKPSPKLGRQAHSRPRADIQKVCIGNKNIFTVSDLKPDTQYYFDVFVANSDSNMSTAYLGTFARTKEEARQKTVELKDGKVTDVFVKRKGAKFLRFAPVSSHQKVTFFVHSCLDAVQIQVRRDGKLLLSQNVEGIRQFQLRGKPKAKYLIRLKGNKKGASMLKILATTRPSKQSFPSLPEDRRIKAFDKLRTCTSVTVAWLGTQERNKFCIYKKEVDDNYNEDQKKREQNQCLGPDTRKKSEKVLCKYFHSQNLQKAVTTETIKGLQPGKSYLLDVYVTGHGGHSVKYQSKVVKTRKFC; encoded by the exons GACGGTGCCTCTGCGCTGGTGGATGCTGTGGCTGCTCTTACCACTCAGCTCAAGGACCCAGAAGTTGCCTACTCGAGATGAGGAGCTCTTTCAGATGCAAATTCGGGACAAGGCACTTTTTCATGATTCGTCAGTAATTCCAGATGGAGCTGAAATTAGCAGTTATCTCTTTAGAGACACACCTAAAAG GTATTTCTTTGTGGTTGAAGAGGACAACACTCCGTTGTCCGTCACAGTGACGCCCTGCGATGCGCCCTTGGAGTGGAAGCTGAGCCTCCAGGAGCTGCCAGAGGAGGCAAGCGGGGAAGGTTCAG GTGATCCAGAGCCTCTGGATCAGCAGAAGCAGCAGATCATTAATGAGGAAGGCACGGAGCTTTTCTCCTACAAAGGGAACGACGTGGAGTATTTCATATCTTCTAGTTCTCCATCTGGTTTATATCAGTTGGAGCTTCTTTCAACAGAGAAAGACACGCATTTCAAAGTGTATGCCACCACAACTCCGGAGTCTGACCAGCCCTACCCTGACCTGCCTTACGACCCGCGAGTTGATGTCACGTCTCTGGGACGCACCACGGTTACCTTGGCTTGGAAGCCGAGCCCCACCGCCTCTGTGCTGAAGCAGCCGGTCCAGTACTGCGTGGTCATCAGCAGAGAACACAACTTTAAAAGTCTCTGCGCGGTGGAAGCCAGGCTGAGTGCGGACGATGCTTTCATGCTCGCCCCCAAGCCCGGCCTGGACTTCAGCCCTTTCGACTTTGCGCACTTCGGGTTTGCTGCGGAGAGCTCAGCGAAGGAGCGCAGCTTCCTGCCGAAGCCTTCCCCCAAGTTAGGGCGGCAGGCGCACTCGAGGCCCAGGGCGGACATTCAGAAGGTCTGCATAGGAAACAAGAACATCTTCACGGTCTCGGATCTGAAACCCGACACGCAGTACTACTTCGACGTCTTCGTGGCCAACAGCGACAGCAACATGAGCACGGCTTACCTGGGCACCTTTGCCAGGACCAAGGAGGAAGCCAGACAGAAGACGGTGGAGCTGAAGGACGGGAAAGTCACTGACGTGTTCGTTAAGAGGAAGGGGGCCAAGTTTCTACGGTTTGCCCCAGTCTCGTCTCACCAGAAGGTCACCTTCTTCGTTCACTCTTGTCTGGACGCCGTCCAAATCCAAGTGAGAAGAGATGGGAAGCTCCTTTTGTCCCAGAATGTGGAAGGCATTCGGCAGTTTCAGCTGAGAGGCAAACCAAAAGCCAAGTATCTCATCCGACTGAAGGGAAACAAGAAGGGTGCATCTATGCTGAAAATACTGGCTACCACCCGGCCCAGCAAGCAGTCGTTTCCCTCTCTTCCTGAGGACAGGCGCATCAAGGCTTTCGACAAGCTCCGCACCTGTACTTCAGTCACAGTGGCTTGGCTAGGCACCCAGGAAAGGAACAAGTTTTGCATCTACAAAAAGGAAGTGGATGATAATTACAATGAAGACCAGAAGAAAAGAGAGCAAAACCAGTGCCTGGGCCCGGATACGAGGAAGAAATCAGAGAAGGtcctctgtaaatatttccacAGTCAGAACCTGCAAAAAGCCGTGACCACAGAAACAATTAAAGGCCTTCAGCCTGGGAAATCTTACCTGCTGGATGTTTATGTCACAGGACATGGAGGGCACTCGGTGAAGTATCAGAGTAAAGTTGTGAAAACCAGAAAGTTCTGTTAG